CTCTGGTTCGCGCATCAACTCCGGCGCCGACGATGCGGCCGGCCTCTCGCTGGCCAACGGCCTGCAGGCCAACTCGGCGGCTCTGACGCAGTCCTCGACCAATGCGAGCGAAGGCGTGGGCCTGCTGCAGGTGGCCGACGGCGCGCTCTCCCAGGTGACCAGCCTGCTCAACCGCGCGGTCACGCTGGCCACTGAGGCCTCGAACGGCACGCTGAACAGTTCACAGGATGCGGCCGCCAACCAGGAGTATCAGTCGATCCTTTCCGAAATCAATAACATCGGTTCGACGACCACCTACAATTCCAAGCAGGTTTTCACCGGCGCGGCAGCCGGCGTGTCCATCTACACGGGCGACTCTTCGAGCTCCGGTTCGTCGATCGACAACCTCTACTTCGCTCCCTTGACCTCGTCTTCGGTGGGTGATGCTGGCGGCACGGTGCAGCAGAGCTCCTCGGGTCAGTTCGTCGATCTCTCGAAGGACACCTCCGGCGCGCTGACCACGGCGGCAACCCAGGGCGATGCCATCAGCGGCGCGCTCAAGTTCACGATCACCAACGCCGACGGTACCACCAGCACCATCACCACGACAGCCACCACGGTCAGCGGCCTCATCCAGGAGATCAACAAGGACGGCATTCCTGGCGTGACGGCATCCTTCACCACGGCTGGCGCTGTGGGCCTCGCCAGCGGCACCGTCAATGCCGGCGATACCGGCATCCTGTTGACCAACACCAACTCGTCGGTGGCAATCGCCGAAGGCGCCACGGCTGTCACCGATACGCCAACCACGATTGCCAGCACGCTGGCCACCTCGACCAAGGGCGTGGCGACGATTGACTATGTAGCCGCCTCCGGTGGCGACACGACCGCGAACCTTTCCACGACCGACCTGAGCAGCAGTGCCGATGCCCAGAACGCCCTCAGCGCTCTGAACGGCGCCATCAGCGACGTGGCCGCGCAGCGTGGTTACATCGGTGCGCAGATTAACACACTGAATGCGGTAGCCAACGTAGAAACGACGCAGCAGGAGAACGTCACCTCCGCGGAGAACTCCGTCATGGCCACCGACTATGCCTCGGCGACCTCGCAGATGTCGAAGTACGAGATCCTGTCTCAGACCGGCATCAGTGCGCTCGCGCAGGCCAACAGCATGCAGCAACTCGTCACCAAGCTCCTCCAGTAGTTCCACCGTCATATCCCAACCCGCGGAGGGCTTCGGCCCTCCGCGTTCTTTTTTCGCTCGCGCGCCCGGGAGCCTCTCGACAGCCCTCATCAAGTTTCTTTTTCCCCTGCCGATACACTCTGCATGAGCACGGTAGGTCTTTCCTTCGGTTCGCCCACGAGTGGTCAGGGATTTGACGTGACCACAACCGTCAACAACATTGTGACCAATCTGCAGGCGGTGGAAACACCCTGGAAGAATCAGTTGACCAGCCTGCAATCGCAGGATACGGCGCTGACCAGCATTGGCACCGATCTCAGCGCGCTGTCCACATCGCTGCAGGCGCTCACAGATTTTCAGGGCGTGCTGGCCGGCAAGCAAGGGTCCAGCTCTGACACCTCGGTGCTTGAGTTGACCTCGGCGGCCGCGACGGCGGTGGCCGGCAGCCACACTATCGTGGTGACGAGCCTGGCGCAGACCTCTTCGTATTACAGCAACGCAGTGGCAGCCACCGACACGCTCTCCGGCTCCTTGAGCATTCAGGTGGGCAGCGGCAGCGCGCAGACCATCAATATCAATTCCACTAACAACACGCTGTCTTCGCTGGCCAGTGCCATCAACTCGGGCAGCTATGGGGTCACGGCCAATGTGCTCACCGACTCCTCTGGCTCACGGCTGGAGCTGGTGAGCAATACCAGCGGCTCGGGGGGTAACATTACGGTCGGTGGATCGCTGGCTGACACCACCACCAGCTCCGCCGTCAGCTTCACGCAGGCGCAGGCCGGGGCCGATGCGAAGCTGACGGTGGATGGCATTGCGTTGACCAGCGCCTCGAATACGGTCTCGAATGCGCTGCCCGGGGTAACGTTCCAGTTGTTGAGTGCCTCGCCCGGCACCAATGTGCAGGTGCAGATCACCAATGACAATACGGCGGTGGAGACGGCGGTGAGTAACTTTGTGACCGCGTACAACAAGGTGGTCGGCGATTTGAACACCCAGGAGGGCAATACCTCCTCGGGAACCCCGGAGCCGCTCTTCGGCAATCCGACGATCGCTACGCTGCAGCAGACGCTCGAAAGCGCCCTGAACTTTGCGCAACCTGCAAACGCCGCCTCCACCTCGACGACCATCGGGACCAAGGACACGCTCTCGGGCAGCATTGCCATCTCGGTGGGTGGCGGGACGGCACAGACCGTGAATGTGAACAGCAGCACCCCGACGCTGGCCGGCCTCGCCTCGGCCATCAATTCCGCAAATCTGGGCGTGACGGCCAGTGTGATCACTTCCGGCAGCGACTCCACGCTGAGCCTGGTGAATGCAACCAGTGGCTCGACCGGCGCTATCGGCATCACCAGCAGCCTCACCGACACGACCACGGGCAGCGCGGTCGCTTTCGGCTCTTCGGTGGCCAACGGGGTAACTTCCGCCACGCAGTTGGGCATTTCCGTCAACAATGACGGCACGCTGACGCTCAACAGTGACACTCTCAACTCTCTGCTGAACAGCAACTATCAGGACGTGGTGAACTTCCTGCAGCCGAGCGGCGGCTACACCTCGTTTGGCGGCAATATGACCTCGGTGCTGAGCAACCTGGGCAATAGCGGATCGAGCGGCGCGATCTATCTGGCGCTGCAGGAGAATTCAACGGTCGAGTCGCAGTTGAACACTAATATCAGCAACGAAGAAAACCTCATCAGCCAGCAGAAAACGGAACTGACCAGTCAACTGAACCAGGCCAACATTACGCTGCAGGAGATCCCCATGCAGTTGAATCAGGTCAATGAGATGTACAGCGCCATCACCGGATACGACAAGGTCTACAACGGGTAAACAGAATGAATTATCAGAAGGAAGCGCTGGCCGGAAAGAATCCGGTCGAGCTGATCGTCGCCTTGTATGACGGAATGATCCGTTTTCTTCATGAGGCGGTGGCCGCCATCGAGCGCGGGGATACCTCCGGGCGGCGTGTAGCCATCAAACGCGTACTCGATATCCTGATGCATCTGCAATCGCGGTTACGCATGGATGTCGGCGGCACGTCGGCGCAGTCGCTCTCGGAGTTTTACGCCGCTATCTTTGCCCTGTGCCTGGAAGGCTCGCGGCTGGCCTCGGTGAAGCGCCTCGAAGAGGCCATGGCCTGCGTGCGCGATGTGCGCGAGGCATGGAACATAGTCGCCCGCGATCCCGAAGTGCTCCGCATGCTGGAGCAGGAGTCGCAGGCTCCGCAACTCACCCACAGCACCCTTGCGCAGGAGCCGGCGATGGCCTCGGCACGCTGGTCGGCGTGAGAAGCAGTCTCCAGTTGTCAGTTATCAGTCCACAGTTGCCAGTGGTCAGCTTTCAGTCCTCAGTTGTCAGTCCCCAGTGCTCGGCAGTCAGTGGCAGTTCCGCGGTGGTTGGCCTCCGGTGATCCGCTCTCTTCCGCTTTGTGCTCCGTCTCACACCGCGTCGCGACTCAGAATGACGCCGGGCAAGGCAGGCGACTGCGACAGAGCAGTCATCGCTGACCACTGGAAACTACCCGCCGCCGGCTATGAATCACAACCGAGAACTGGCCACTGGCAACTGACAACTGTGGACTGACAACTGGCAAATGTCTCTCTACTGCGTGACGGCCAGCTCTTCCTCCAGTTGCTGCTTCTGGTGCAGATCGGCATAGTAGCCGTTGCGGGCCATCAGCTCGTCATGCGTGCCATATTCCACAATGCGGCCATGCACCAGCACGGCGATATGGTCGGCGTGGCGCACCGTGGAGACCCGGTGCGAGATCAGGATGGTCGTGCGGCCTTCCATCACTCGGCCGAGGTGCGTGAGAATCTGCTCTTCGGTATTCGTGTCCACGCTGGCCAGCGCGTCGTCGAGAATCAGAATCCGCGGGCGGCGCAGAATGGCGCGCGCCAGCGCGGAGCGCTGCTTCTGCCCGCCGGAGAGCGTGATGCCGCGCTCGCCCACCACCGTCTCAAAGCCGTGCGGAAACAACTCAAACTCGGCGCGAATGTGCGCCGCTTCCGCGGCTTCCATGACTTCTTCGGGAGTCGCGTGCGGCGCGCCCAGCGCGATGTTTTCGCGAATCGTGGTGCTGAAGAGAAAGCTTTCCTGCGGCACAAAGCCGATCTGCGAGCGCAGGGTCTCGAAGCCGTAGTCCTGAATGGGGCGGCCATCGATCAGCACGCTGCCGTAGGCTGCATCGTAGAGGCGCGGAATCAGGTTGACGAGCGTCGTCTTGCCCGAGCCGGTCGGCCCCACGATGGCCAGGCTGCCTCCGGCCGGAATGGTCAGATCGATGCCGTGCAGCACTTCTGTGCCGTTGTCATAGGCAAAGTTGAGATTGCGGAAGGTGACCTCGCCCGTGATCGGCACGCCATTCAGATCCGGGCGTGCGAGCGATTCATCAATCGCCGGCTTGGCCGTCAGCAGCTCATGCACGCGCATGACCGAGGCTGTGCCGCGTTCAAACAGATTCACTACCCAGCCCAGCGCGATGATGGGCCACGTCAGCATGAGCATGTAGGTGGTGAAGGCGACAAAATCGCCCACGCTGATCTGGTGCCGAATGACCTCGTGGCCGCCGACCAGCAGGGCAATGGCGATGGCCAGCCCAAGAATGAATTCGAGCGTGGGCCACAGCATGCCCATGAGCTGCACCAGGCGCAGGCTGCGGCGAATGTACTCGCGATTCGATTTCTCGAAGGCCTGAATCTGCGCCTCTTCCTGCGCAAAGGCGCGGATGAGCCGCGCGCCGGAGAAGTTCTCCTGCGCCTGCGCCGAAATGTCAGAGAACATGGCCTGGATGCGCTCGAAGCGCTCGTGAATCCTGCGCCCCAGAGCTTGCACCAGAATGCTGGCCAGCGGCAGCGGCGCCAGCGCCAGCAGCGTGAGGCGCGGGCTGATGCGCAGCAGAAAATAAAGCGAGCCCAGCGTGAAGAGCAGCGTGTTGGCGCTGTACATGATGGCCGGCCCCAGCAGCATGCGCACTGCATTGAGGTCATTGGTCATGCGCGCCATGATGTCGCCGGTACGGTTCTGGTGAAAGTAGCTGGCCGGCTGGCGTTCCAGTTGCCGGAACATGTCATTGCGCAGATCGAACTCGATTTCGCGCGAGATGCCGATCATGATCCAGCGGGTCAGAAACAGGAAGACACCCTTGGCCGCGGCGACGGCGACCAGCAGCCCGGCATAGAACAGAATCTTCTGCTTTGTCACGCCCGAGTTCAGGTCATCGACCGCCGCGCGAATCACCTGGGGAAAGAAGATCCAGATGGCATTGCTGCAGACGACCGAGACGCCGCCCCAGAAGAACTGGCGGCGATAGCGTTTCAAATACGGGACGAGCGGCTTGAGCTTGCGGAACATAAGGGCGTTATTTAAGTAGATGTTCGCAGAAGCAGGTAAGTTCCAGCCAGTGCGAACAATATATCGGGCGACCACGCGGCCAGGAACGCGGGCAGCATGCTCACATCTCCCATCGCTTCAAAGGTGCCCGAGATGAGCCAGTAGGCAATCGCCACCCCGATCGCGACCGAGACCCCCGCCAGCGAGCCGCGTTTGCCCATGGAGAGCGCAAACGGCACCGCCAGCACGGCCATCACCAGCGTGATGAGCGGGTCGGCCAGCTTGCGGTCCAGTTGCACGCGCAGCCGCACGGTGTCAAAGCCGCTCTGGCTCAGGTCGGCGATGTAGTGCCGCAGTTGCGCAAAGCTCATCTCCGTGGACTGGCGGAAATCCTTCTCAAAATAGTGCGGCGTCTCGATCATCTCCGGCAGCGTGGTGACGGCAAAGGGCTGGTAGCTCTGAATCTCGTGGTTTTCAAAGGTGCGCGTCCAGCCGTCCTGCAATATCCAGCGATGGTCCTTCTGGTCCCACGAGGCCATCTGCGCAAAGGTGCGCTTCATGAGCGTGAAGCTCTGCGGATCGAACTCGAAGACCGTCAGATTCAGGAAGGTATTCGTGTCCGGATCAAAATACTGGTAGTAGAAAATCATGCCCGGGTGCCCGGGCTCGCGCTTGCCAAACATCCACTGCTCGCCAGGATGACTGGTGGTCTGCGCCGGCAGGCCCTTGATCTCATTGCGCAGGGCCTGCTGCTTCCGGTTGGCCTGCGGCACGTAATACTCGTTGAAAAAGAAGAGCCCCACGGCCATGAGTGAGGCAATCACCATGATGGGCAGCACAATGCGGTAGAGGCTGATGCCGGTGGCCTTCATGGCCGTGATTTCGCTCGAGCGGTTCATCAGGCCAAAGACCACCAGCACCGCAATCAGCACCGCCAGCGGCGTGATCAGGTAGATCATGCTGGGCGTCAGGTCAATGAGGTATTCGCCCACGACCAGCAGTGAGGAGTGGTTGCGGATGATGTCGCCCACCAGCTCAAAAAAGGTGAAGAAGAGCATCAGCATCACAAAGCTGACCAGCACCATCACAAAGACCCGCAGAAATTCGCGAATCACATACTCATCCAGCAGCAGCGGAAAATGGCCGCGCAGCGGGCGGCGGCGCGTGGTCGAGACAGCGTGGCGCGTGTCGATCGCGTCGTCTTTTTTACGCGAGCGAAACCAGGTGCCCGCCGTGGCGATGGCATTGATGGCGGCTCCGCCGGTAGACATCTGGCGCAGCAGAAAAATGCCGCATCCGGCGAAGAGCACGTTGGCCATCCACACGCCGATCAGGGGTGGAATCTTGCCTTGCCGGGCCAGCGCCGTCCCCGTAGACGAGAGGAAGTAATAAATGAAGACCAGAGCTATGGTGATGACGAAGCCACCGCTCTTGCCTCCGCGCCGCGACGACATGCCGAGCGGCACGCCCACCAGCATCAGCACCAGGCAGGCCGTGGGGTAGGCGAGCCGCTTCTGCAGCTCAATGAAAAACCATGTGCCGCCCTTGCCGTGCGAGCGCTCGATCAGCTCCCGGTTGGTCATGGCGAGAATGCGCTTGTCAGTGCGGTGAAAGCGCACATCCTCTTGCGAGCCGGTGCGCAGAGGCACGTCGGTCTCAGTAAAGGTGGAGAGGTTATAGTCGCCCGGCTCGGTGGGCGAGAGCTGGTGCTGCGCGCCATCATGCAGGCGCATCAGGATGGTCTGGTTGGGGCCATTGATCACCGTGGCGCTTTCAGCCGTGGTGATGGAGGGTGCGTCGGGATTGGTCAGGTTGGCGATGAAGACCTTTCCCCAGCGGGCCGCGCCGCGCCCGGCCTTCACGTCTTCGACGTAGAGCACGTAGTTCTTGAAGTCTTCGTAGAAGACGCGCGGCTGCACTTCATAGGAGGCCTGCGCGTTGGCGAGGCTTTGCTCCAGGTGAATGGTCTGCCGCGACGACCACGGCGCAAGGTAGAGGGAATTGACCAGTCCCAGACCCCAGGCCGCGCAGGCAATCACGCTCACGATGCCCACAAAGCGCCACACGCCAATGCCCGAGGCGCGCATGGCCGTGACTTCGCTGTCTGCCGCCAGGCGGCTGAGGCCCAGCAGAATGCCGACCAGCACGGACATGGGAATGACGACGACGAAGATGTTGGGCAGCATCAGCAGAAACGCTTCGCCGACCGCCCCCATGGACGAGCTGTTGCGCACCGCCAACTCCAGCAGGTCGCCGAGGTTGGGCATGAAGAGCACGAAGGTAAAGAGCGCTCCCCCGATGAGCCCGTGGGAGAGGATTTCGCGCAGAATGTACCGCGTCAGAATGCGCACAGACGATGAACCACCCGAGAACTAACTTTGAGTGTACCGCGCCTGAAATCGTTGCAGCCGCAGGCTGTTGCCGAGCACGCTGACCGAGCTGAGCGCCATGGCCGCCGCCGCCACCGCAGGATTGAGCAGAATGTGGAACGCCGGATACAGCACGCCCGCCGCCAGAGGGATGCCCAGCACGTTATAGAGGAATGCCCAGCCCAGATTTTGCCGCATGATGCGCAGCGTCGCGCGCGAGAGCAGAATCGCGTCGGGAATCTGCGTCGGCTGGCCGCCCAGGAGAATGATGTCTCCCGCTTCGCGCGCCAGGTCAGTGCCGGTGCCCATGGCAATGCCGGCGTTGGCCTGGGCGAGCGCCGCGGCGTCGTTGATGCCATCCCCCACCATGCCCACGTTCTGTCCGGCGGCCTGCCGCTGCCGCACCACATCCAGCTTGTGTTCGGGGCGGCACTGGGCCACGACTTCTTCAATTCCTGCGGCGCTGGCAATGCTCTTTGCCGGAGCCTCGGCATCGCCGGTGACCATGGCCACGCGCAGCCCAAGCGCGTGCAACTTGCGAATCGCCTCCACCGCGCCGGGGCGCAAGGTATCACGCAACTCCAGGGAGCCGAGCCGTACTTCCTGTCCCGGCTCGCCCTGCCACACCTCGACCAGGGTGCCTTCGGTGCTGCTGTCGTCGCTTTCACGGGCCGCGCGGACGGAGATCAGCGTTCCGTTCAGCCGTGCCTGCACGCCGGTGCCGGGCAGCGCCTGAAAGTCGGTCACAGGCGCAAGCGCCAGTCCGCGTTCTTTGGCGGCGGCGGCAATGCCATGCGCCAGCGGATGCTCCGAGCCTTGCTCCACTGCGGCAGCCGTCGAGAGCAACTGCTGCTCGGTCACGCCCGGCGCGGGAGTCATCGCAATGACCGAGGGCTTGCCCTCAGTGATGGTGCCCGTCTTGTCGAGCAGCAGCGTATCGATGCGAGCCATGCGCTCGACGCTCTCGCCGCCCTTGAAGAGCAGGCCCATCTTTGCGCCGCGGCCTACCGCAACGGTCTGCGCGGCGGGCACGGCCAGCCCCATGGCGCAGGGGCAGGCAATGACCAATACAGAGATGGCGATGGCGAGCGCCCGCCCGGCATCGTGGCCGAGAAACGTCCAGACGAGAAAGCAGACCAGCGCGAGGCCGAGTACCGAGGGCACAAAGATGCCGCTGGCGCGGTCGGCAATCTGCTGCATCGGCGCTTTTGAGGATTGTGCCTGCTCCATGAGGCGCAGCATCTGCGCCAGCACGCTCTGCTCGCCCACGGCCGTGGCGCGAAACTGCAGTGCGCCGTCATAGTTGAGGGAGCCGCCAATCACGGTGTCGCCTACCCCGCGCGGCACGGCGCGGCTTTCGCCGGTAATGATCGACTCATCCACCGAGCTGCGGCCCTCGATCACGATGCCATCCACCGGAATGCGCTCGCCCGGGCGCACCACGACAATGTTGCCGCTCATGACTTCGGCGGCGGGAATCGCAACCTCGACGCCATTGCGCAGTACGCGGGCCGTCTCCGGCTGCAGCTTCATCAACTCATTGAGCGCGTTCAGGGTCTGGCGCTTGGCGCGGGCATCCAGCCAGCGGCCCACCAGCAGAAAGCCGAGAATCAGCAGCACCGCGTCGTAGTAGACATCGGCCGACATGCCATGGCGCAGAAAGAAGCCCGGCGCAAAGGTCGCCACCAGCGACGAAAGAAAAGCCGCGCCCGTGCCCAGCGCGACCAGCGTGTTCATATTGGTGCCGCGATGCACGGCGGCCCGCCATGCGGCGGCGTAGATGGCGGCTCCGCCAAAGACCATGCCCACAAGGGTGACCGCCAGCAGCACCAGATGCAGCACGAAAAGCCCCGTTGCCGTCAGGTGCGGGGTGACGGCCATCTGGGCAATCATCACGGCGATGCCGGCGGCGAGCGTGAAGGCTGCCCGGTTGCGCAGGCCGCGCTCCTCGGCGCGGTGGTCTTCGGGCGCGGCCGGGGCGTTATCCTCGCGCGGAAAGGCATCGTAGCCCGCGTCGGAGACCGAGGCCACCAGCGCATCGAGCTCGGCCTGCCCGGGCGTGGTGTCCGCCGCCCATCTCACCTCGGCGGAGTGCGTCATCAGATTGACGCTCGCCTCTGAGACGCCCGGCACCTCGCGCAGCGCATGCTCCACATGCGACTGGCAGGCAGCGCAGGTCATGCCCTCCACGCGCAGCCGCGTGGTCATTGGTGCGGTGCGGCCGGCCTGGGCAGTGGAGGCCATCAGGCGTGCGCGGCCTCAACTATGGCGTGATAACCGGCCTTGTCGAGCGATTGCAGCAAGGTGGCGTCTTCGAGCGTCTCCGGCGCGTGAACGCGGGCCGCGCCAATGCGGACTTCCTCCACCTTGGCGCCCGTCTTTTCGAGCGTCTGGGTGACGCGGCGAACACAGGCGCCGCAGTGCATGTTCTCAATTCTGAGCGTGATTTCGCGCATTCGATGTGCTCCTGTTTTTGCTGTCTTCTATTTGATGATGCCGCAGAAGGCGATTTCGGTTCGAGTTGGTTTCATCTTTCGTTAACCTGCTTGGGGAGAAGATTACAGGTATGCCCATGCGTTCTGCCGCTGTCGTTTCTGTGCTTTCACTCGCGCTCTGCGCGCCCGCCTTTGCCCAAAGCCAACCGGCAATTCCGCTGCCTACCAGTAAGATGATCTACGGAGATGTGCCGGGTTCGCCGCAGCGGGTCAACTCGCTGCCCATGGGCGTGGCCTGGTCGCCCCACCATCGCTACCTCGCCGTGGTGAATGCCGGCTTCGGCACCGTCGAGTCGAACTATGAGCAATCCATCGCGGTGCTCGACACGCAGACCGGCAAGATCACCGACAATCCTGATCCGCGTTTTGCGCTGGAGGCTTCGCAGACCCTCTACAACGGGATTGCGTTCTCCTCTGACGGCCGGCACCTGTATGTGAGCACTGACTCGCTTTCGGCTCCGGAGCAGCGGGATGCCAGCCACACCGGCAACGGCATTCTGGTCTACAGCTTTGACGCAGGCAAGCTGACGCCCGAGCGCGAGATTCCCATTCCGCTGCAAAAGCTGGCCGGCGGGCGCAAGCAGAACGCAATCGGCAAGCCGGTGCCCGCGGGCATGGCGATCCCCGCGCCCACCGGGCTGGCCGTGGTGCACTCGGCTCAGGGCGATGAACTGCTCGTGGCCGACGAGTTCTCAGACGACGCGCTGCTGCTCGATGCCGCCAGCGGCGACATTCTGCACCGCTTTGATCTCGCGGACGCGAGCATCGTGCCGGCGTCCTACCCCATCTCTGTCGTGGTGAGCCCCGAGGGCCGCCGTGGCTGGGTGGGCCTCTGGAATGGCTCGGCCGTGGTGGAGCTGGATCTGGCGAATGGCAAGATTCTGAGCCGCCTTGCGCTGCTGCCGCCCACGGTGAAGACCGGGCCCAGCTCGCATCCCATCTCTATGGCGCTCAGCCCCGATGGCCAGCGGCTTTATGTGGCACTGGCCAACCGCGATCGCGTCGCCCAGGTGGCCCTGCGCGGCAACGAGATGCGCGTGGAGCGCTTCTATAGCGTCCGGCTGCCGGGGCAGAAGTACTTCGGCGCCATTCCCAACGCCGTGGCCGTCTCGCCCGATGGCAAAACCGTCTACGTGGCCGACGCCGGCGGAGACAACGTGGCCGTGCTGCATCCGGCGGAGAAAAACCGTCCCGTAGCAGGGTTCATTCCGACCCAGTGGCTGCCCATGGCCGTGGCTGTGGATGGCCGCAATGTCTACATCGCCACCGGCAAGGGCAAGGGAACCGGGCCGAATGACTTCCCCCAGGCCAGGTCGCCGCACCCCTCCGCCCTTGAGCTGCGCCGCCACTACCAGAGCCCGCATACCTACATCGCCACGCTGCTGCATGGTTCGCTCGCGACCGTGAGCCGCCATGACATCGCATCGCATCTGGCCGCCTATACGCGTGAGACCCTGCGCGACAACCTCATGCAGGCCGCACAGCAGCAGATGACCTTTGCCGTCGGTGGCCACCCCATCCGGCACGTGATCTACATCATTAAAGAGAACCGCACTTATGACCAGATTCTGGGCGACCTGGGCGCGGGCAACGGCGATGCCAACCTGACCATGTATGGCTGGAAGATCACGCCCAACGAGCACAAGCTGGCGCTCCAGTTCGGCGTGCTCGACAACTTTTATGACTCGGGCGAGGTCTCCGGCGACGGGCATGTGTGGTCCAACGCGGCCATCAGCAGCGACTATACCGAGCGCGACTGGCAGCAGAACTACCGCAGCAGCGAGCGCACCTACGA
The DNA window shown above is from Acidobacterium capsulatum ATCC 51196 and carries:
- a CDS encoding bifunctional YncE family protein/alkaline phosphatase family protein, encoding MPMRSAAVVSVLSLALCAPAFAQSQPAIPLPTSKMIYGDVPGSPQRVNSLPMGVAWSPHHRYLAVVNAGFGTVESNYEQSIAVLDTQTGKITDNPDPRFALEASQTLYNGIAFSSDGRHLYVSTDSLSAPEQRDASHTGNGILVYSFDAGKLTPEREIPIPLQKLAGGRKQNAIGKPVPAGMAIPAPTGLAVVHSAQGDELLVADEFSDDALLLDAASGDILHRFDLADASIVPASYPISVVVSPEGRRGWVGLWNGSAVVELDLANGKILSRLALLPPTVKTGPSSHPISMALSPDGQRLYVALANRDRVAQVALRGNEMRVERFYSVRLPGQKYFGAIPNAVAVSPDGKTVYVADAGGDNVAVLHPAEKNRPVAGFIPTQWLPMAVAVDGRNVYIATGKGKGTGPNDFPQARSPHPSALELRRHYQSPHTYIATLLHGSLATVSRHDIASHLAAYTRETLRDNLMQAAQQQMTFAVGGHPIRHVIYIIKENRTYDQILGDLGAGNGDANLTMYGWKITPNEHKLALQFGVLDNFYDSGEVSGDGHVWSNAAISSDYTERDWQQNYRSSERTYDFEGVVANGVPLNEGISDVDTPESGYIWTDLAKHGKSLYHFAEFISSTFCNAATGTPQIMNPRNGTPEPMHYCKNPYILPGEAIPANYGGGVSKYPWKIPLIYKNTATMPQLVGHFDPLYPDFQLAFPDQLRVNEFLTHFRRWVAAVKAGKPDPMADFVQLRLPNDHTAGTRPGMPTPQASVADNDLAVGRVVEAVSHSPYWNDTAILILEDDAQDGADHVDAHRSIALVISKYSPHLSHPVVDSHFYTTASMLHTAEELEGIPPMNNNDAFAPVMSPEFQGKGDQPAYNADYSNEKNGLIYTANKKHAYGAQASLKMDFQHEDRANPAILNVILWKQAMGNRPVPAALEKAYQSAMKEPADERYADK